A section of the Flaviflexus equikiangi genome encodes:
- a CDS encoding metal-dependent transcriptional regulator, which translates to MSDMSATVQDYLKHIWAATEWSNEPVKTSSLARQMGLSASTVSETIARLARDGLVEHEKYQAIRLTPEGTAHALAMVRAHRLIETFLHSSLGYSWDEVHVEADAIEHAVSPRFIDAIDEFLGRPTHDPHGDPIPTRAGILPRTRAVPLREAADGIVTIVRVDDGDPELLREASRLGLHPGHTVTVVDGMVRGARDSENVGACADIVWVTDPSSHPPIP; encoded by the coding sequence ATGAGCGATATGTCGGCAACCGTCCAGGACTATCTGAAACACATCTGGGCGGCGACAGAATGGTCGAACGAGCCCGTCAAGACCTCGAGTCTGGCGAGACAGATGGGACTATCGGCATCGACCGTGTCGGAGACGATTGCGCGCCTTGCTCGCGACGGGCTCGTCGAGCACGAGAAGTATCAGGCGATCAGGCTCACCCCTGAGGGCACGGCACACGCACTCGCCATGGTTCGCGCCCATCGGCTCATCGAGACCTTCCTCCATTCGTCACTCGGCTATTCATGGGACGAGGTGCACGTCGAAGCAGATGCGATCGAGCACGCCGTGTCCCCTCGATTCATCGATGCGATCGACGAATTCCTCGGCAGGCCCACCCACGACCCTCACGGGGATCCGATACCGACGAGGGCAGGGATCCTGCCGCGCACCAGGGCAGTACCCCTGCGGGAAGCGGCAGACGGCATTGTCACGATCGTCAGGGTCGATGACGGCGACCCCGAGCTGCTTCGGGAGGCCTCTCGTCTCGGCCTGCACCCCGGGCACACTGTCACCGTGGTCGACGGCATGGTGCGCGGCGCGCGAGACAGCGAGAACGTGGGCGCCTGCGCCGACATCGTGTGGGTCACAGACCCGAGCTCTCACCCTCCGATCCCGTGA
- a CDS encoding cobalamin-independent methionine synthase II family protein — protein MILTTHAGSLPRTERLFEANQADMPMSDPAGYASLLSEEVAVIVQRQRDAGIDIVGDGEYGKFMSKSVDYAAWWSYSYARTGGLEIIEGDDSWLTKVHHSTPDDIQLAGFGQRRDFNRFLDAYFGPNATVEMGSSKAQPTATGPLSYIGQDAATADASNLVAALAAAGRPADTGFVTAIAPGSAARISNAYYGSEEEFIKAWIPVLREEYKTILDAGLLLQLDDPSLAESYDQITPEIDPKDYVRFIRTRVDAVNEALEGLDRSRVRYHLCWGSWHGPHTTDLEFENIVDAMLDIDVAQYSFEAGNVRHEHEWRVWENRDLGGRTILPGVVSHATNVVEHPQLVADRLVRFARLVGEDHVIGSSDCGFGGRIHPQIAWAKLEALSEGAALASDQL, from the coding sequence TTGATTTTGACAACGCATGCAGGATCACTGCCCCGCACAGAACGGCTCTTCGAGGCGAACCAGGCGGACATGCCGATGTCTGATCCGGCAGGGTACGCGTCCCTCCTCTCAGAAGAAGTCGCCGTCATCGTCCAGAGGCAGCGCGATGCTGGAATCGATATCGTCGGCGACGGCGAGTACGGCAAGTTCATGTCCAAGTCCGTCGACTATGCCGCCTGGTGGTCGTATTCCTACGCGCGAACTGGCGGGCTCGAGATCATCGAGGGCGACGACTCCTGGCTGACCAAGGTGCACCATTCCACACCGGATGACATCCAGCTCGCCGGCTTCGGTCAGCGCCGCGACTTCAACCGCTTCCTCGATGCCTACTTCGGCCCGAACGCCACGGTGGAGATGGGCTCGAGCAAGGCCCAACCCACCGCAACCGGTCCCCTGTCCTATATCGGTCAGGACGCTGCCACGGCCGATGCATCGAACCTCGTCGCCGCGCTCGCGGCCGCGGGTCGTCCCGCCGATACGGGCTTCGTCACCGCTATCGCGCCCGGCTCCGCAGCACGAATCTCGAATGCGTACTACGGTTCCGAAGAGGAATTCATCAAGGCCTGGATCCCGGTGCTGCGCGAGGAGTACAAGACGATCCTTGACGCGGGCCTCCTGCTCCAGCTCGACGATCCGTCCCTGGCGGAGTCCTACGATCAGATCACGCCGGAGATCGACCCGAAGGATTACGTCCGTTTCATTCGGACGCGAGTCGATGCCGTCAACGAGGCCCTCGAGGGCCTCGACAGGTCCCGAGTCCGCTACCACCTGTGCTGGGGCTCGTGGCACGGCCCCCATACGACAGACCTCGAATTCGAGAACATTGTCGATGCGATGCTGGACATCGATGTCGCCCAGTACTCCTTCGAGGCCGGCAATGTTCGCCACGAGCACGAATGGCGCGTGTGGGAGAACCGGGACCTGGGCGGACGCACCATCCTTCCCGGCGTTGTCTCCCACGCGACCAACGTCGTCGAGCATCCTCAGCTGGTCGCGGACCGTCTCGTGCGTTTCGCTCGTCTCGTCGGCGAGGATCACGTCATCGGATCGTCTGACTGTGGCTTCGGCGGGCGTATCCACCCGCAGATCGCCTGGGCGAAGCTCGAAGCACTGTCCGAGGGTGCGGCTCTCGCCTCCGATCAGCTGTAG
- a CDS encoding HIT family protein: MSVFVKIMSGEIPGRFVWADDICVVLATIEPHADGHVMVIPREEIDKFTDLDDSTADHLFRVARIVARAQEAAFDVPRAGLVIAGYGVPHCHLHVIPMVSEKVLSFDSARKDATAAQLDDAMERLRRALIDAGYGEFVPTTA; this comes from the coding sequence ATGAGCGTTTTCGTGAAAATCATGTCAGGGGAGATTCCCGGTCGTTTCGTCTGGGCCGACGACATCTGCGTCGTCCTCGCAACCATCGAGCCACACGCCGATGGTCACGTCATGGTCATCCCCCGCGAGGAGATCGATAAGTTCACGGACCTCGACGATTCAACGGCTGACCACCTGTTCCGGGTCGCACGGATCGTCGCACGCGCCCAAGAGGCTGCGTTCGATGTCCCGCGGGCCGGCCTCGTCATCGCCGGTTACGGAGTTCCGCACTGTCACCTCCACGTCATCCCCATGGTGTCCGAGAAGGTCCTGTCGTTCGATTCCGCGAGGAAGGATGCGACCGCGGCCCAGCTGGATGACGCGATGGAGAGGCTCCGACGTGCACTCATCGACGCTGGCTACGGCGAGTTCGTTCCCACCACAGCCTGA
- a CDS encoding HAD-IIB family hydrolase: MVAFDLDDTLAPSKSPIPPRMASALVELLACADVCIISGGNVTQFERQVLDQIVAGHEALEHLHLMPTCGTRYLRFQDGAWVTVYAHDLTDEERNGAIASLRDRAEELGLWETETWGDIIEDRGSQITFSALGQEAPIEAKRAWDPDGSKKEALRAAVADDLPELEVRSGGSTSIDITRTGVDKAFGITRLSEYTGVDFADMVFVGDRLDKGGNDYPVVALGCKTVAVRNWEDTAELVEKLVECFPV, translated from the coding sequence ATGGTCGCTTTCGACCTCGACGACACCTTAGCGCCCTCCAAGTCTCCCATTCCGCCCCGCATGGCATCGGCACTCGTCGAGCTGCTCGCCTGTGCGGACGTCTGCATCATCTCGGGAGGCAACGTCACCCAGTTCGAACGGCAGGTCCTCGACCAGATCGTCGCTGGACACGAAGCCCTCGAACATCTGCACCTCATGCCGACCTGCGGAACCCGATACCTGCGTTTCCAGGACGGGGCATGGGTGACGGTCTACGCCCACGATCTCACCGATGAGGAGCGCAACGGTGCTATCGCGTCGCTGCGCGACCGCGCCGAGGAGCTCGGGCTGTGGGAGACCGAGACGTGGGGAGACATCATCGAGGATCGGGGATCCCAGATCACGTTCTCCGCACTCGGGCAGGAGGCCCCGATCGAGGCGAAGCGAGCATGGGATCCCGACGGTTCGAAGAAGGAGGCCCTCCGGGCGGCCGTCGCGGACGATCTGCCGGAGCTCGAGGTGCGTTCCGGTGGGTCGACATCGATCGACATCACCCGCACGGGGGTCGACAAGGCCTTCGGAATCACGAGGCTCTCCGAGTACACCGGGGTGGATTTCGCGGACATGGTGTTCGTCGGGGACCGCCTCGACAAGGGCGGGAACGACTATCCTGTCGTCGCGCTCGGATGCAAGACGGTCGCGGTCCGCAACTGGGAAGATACTGCCGAGCTCGTCGAGAAGCTCGTCGAGTGCTTCCCCGTGTAG
- the leuS gene encoding leucine--tRNA ligase: MSEMTEHPYRYTAELAGEIERRWQDRWDEDGTYHVPNPEGDLAGDVSDEKFYLLDMFPYPSGKGLHVGHPFGYIATDVVGRFQRMLGKSVLHTMGFDAFGLPAEQFAVQTGQHPRITTEQNIENMRRQLRQIGLGHDQRRSFATTDVDYVRWTQWIFLQIYNSFYDETADGRVPGTVGRARPIADLIAEFESGVRPTPTGAPWSSLSRAEQNAIIDDHRLAFISHAPVNWCPGLGTVLANEEVTNEGRSERGNYPVFRRQLRQWMMRITSYADRLAADLDTVDWPDKVVAMQRNWIGKSRGAYVTFTAHGADLDHELTVFTTRPDTLFGATFMVVSPEHPMLDGAVPDQWPDGAKDAWTGGASDPRSAVSAYQAEAKRLGDAARASDDREKTGVFTGIFATNPVNGEQIPVFTADYVLMGYGTGAIMAVPAHDQRDYDFATAFDLPIRLTIQPPAGFEGDMAYVGDGVVINSENADVSINGMDKAEAIETITSYLGEHGTGRAAVTYRLRDWLFSRQRYWGEPFPIVYDEEGVAHDLPASMLPVELPETPDYSPRSYDPDDADSQPEPPLGRLHDWVKVTLDLGDGEKTYYRDTNTMPNWAGSCWYELRYLDPTNSDEFVSSENEKYWMGPRPEAGNLSGGADLYVGGVEHAVLHLLYARFWHKVLFDLGYVSSSEPFHKLFNQGMIEAYAYTDSRGQYVPADEVETSEENGEQIFTYAGQRVNREYGKMGKSLKNTVTPEDISSEYGADTFRVYEMSMGPIEQSRVWEPRAVVGAQRFLQRLWRNIVDEETGAVIVSDTAPSEETARLAARTVTDVRTEYEAMRPNTAIAKLIVLNNHLTSLDVVPRETAEQIVAMVGPVAPHIAEELWSRLGHDTSVVYAPFPVIDEALLVEDTVTCVVQVKGKVRDRIDVPADISDVELTAQALALPRIQQYLDGEPRKIIVRAPQLINIVP, from the coding sequence ATGTCTGAGATGACCGAGCATCCGTATCGGTACACGGCAGAACTCGCTGGCGAGATCGAACGCCGCTGGCAGGACCGATGGGATGAGGACGGCACCTACCACGTGCCCAATCCGGAGGGCGACCTTGCCGGCGATGTCTCGGATGAGAAGTTCTACCTCCTCGACATGTTCCCCTACCCGTCAGGGAAGGGCCTTCACGTCGGTCACCCCTTCGGCTACATCGCCACCGATGTCGTGGGACGCTTCCAGCGCATGCTGGGAAAGTCTGTCCTCCACACGATGGGCTTCGATGCCTTCGGGCTTCCTGCGGAACAGTTCGCTGTCCAGACCGGCCAGCATCCGCGCATCACGACCGAGCAGAATATCGAGAACATGCGCAGGCAGCTGCGCCAGATCGGTCTCGGTCACGACCAGCGCCGATCGTTCGCGACGACCGATGTCGACTATGTCCGCTGGACGCAGTGGATCTTCCTGCAGATCTACAACTCTTTCTATGACGAGACGGCCGATGGCCGTGTGCCGGGCACGGTCGGACGGGCTCGCCCCATCGCAGACCTTATCGCCGAGTTCGAGTCCGGAGTCCGCCCCACTCCCACCGGGGCGCCCTGGTCGAGCCTGAGCCGGGCCGAGCAGAACGCGATCATCGACGATCATCGTCTCGCCTTTATCTCCCATGCCCCCGTCAACTGGTGCCCCGGTCTCGGCACGGTGCTCGCGAACGAGGAAGTGACGAACGAGGGTCGGTCCGAACGCGGCAACTATCCTGTCTTCCGGCGCCAGCTCCGTCAGTGGATGATGAGGATCACCTCCTACGCCGACCGGCTCGCGGCAGACCTCGACACGGTCGACTGGCCCGACAAGGTCGTGGCGATGCAGCGGAACTGGATCGGTAAGAGCCGAGGAGCCTACGTGACGTTCACGGCGCACGGCGCCGACCTCGACCACGAGCTCACCGTGTTCACGACACGGCCCGACACTCTCTTCGGCGCCACCTTCATGGTTGTCTCGCCCGAGCATCCCATGCTCGATGGTGCTGTCCCGGACCAGTGGCCCGATGGTGCGAAGGATGCGTGGACCGGTGGGGCCTCCGATCCGCGCTCAGCAGTATCCGCCTACCAGGCTGAGGCGAAGCGCCTGGGGGATGCGGCACGGGCGAGCGACGATCGCGAGAAGACAGGTGTGTTCACCGGGATCTTCGCGACCAATCCGGTCAATGGCGAACAGATCCCCGTCTTCACGGCGGACTACGTCCTCATGGGCTACGGAACCGGCGCGATCATGGCGGTGCCCGCCCACGATCAGCGCGACTACGATTTCGCGACGGCTTTCGATCTGCCCATCCGGTTGACGATCCAGCCCCCGGCTGGCTTCGAGGGCGACATGGCCTATGTCGGAGATGGTGTTGTCATCAACTCGGAGAATGCTGACGTCTCGATCAACGGCATGGACAAGGCGGAGGCGATCGAGACGATCACCTCCTATCTGGGCGAACACGGAACTGGCCGGGCCGCCGTCACCTACCGTCTGCGCGACTGGCTGTTCTCTCGCCAGCGGTACTGGGGTGAGCCCTTCCCCATCGTCTACGACGAGGAGGGCGTCGCGCACGATCTGCCCGCCTCGATGCTTCCCGTCGAACTGCCCGAGACTCCGGACTATTCCCCGCGCTCCTACGACCCGGACGATGCTGACTCACAGCCCGAGCCGCCGCTGGGGCGCCTGCACGACTGGGTGAAGGTCACACTGGACCTCGGAGACGGCGAGAAGACCTATTATCGGGACACGAACACCATGCCCAACTGGGCGGGTTCGTGCTGGTACGAGCTGCGATACCTCGATCCGACGAACAGCGATGAGTTCGTATCCTCCGAGAACGAGAAGTACTGGATGGGGCCGCGGCCCGAGGCCGGCAACCTGTCGGGCGGAGCCGATCTCTATGTCGGCGGCGTCGAGCACGCCGTCCTGCACCTGCTGTACGCCCGTTTCTGGCACAAAGTGCTCTTCGACCTGGGCTACGTCTCGTCCTCTGAACCATTCCACAAGCTCTTCAACCAGGGCATGATCGAGGCATACGCCTACACGGACTCCAGGGGCCAGTACGTCCCTGCGGATGAGGTCGAGACGAGCGAGGAGAACGGCGAACAGATCTTCACGTACGCGGGCCAGCGTGTGAACCGCGAGTACGGAAAGATGGGGAAGTCGCTGAAGAACACGGTCACGCCGGAAGATATCAGCTCCGAGTACGGCGCCGACACGTTCCGCGTGTACGAGATGTCGATGGGCCCGATCGAACAGTCGCGCGTGTGGGAGCCCAGGGCCGTCGTCGGTGCCCAGCGCTTTCTGCAGCGCCTGTGGCGCAACATCGTCGACGAGGAGACAGGCGCAGTGATCGTGTCCGATACTGCGCCCTCTGAGGAGACGGCACGGCTCGCAGCCCGCACGGTGACGGATGTTCGGACCGAATATGAGGCGATGCGGCCGAATACGGCGATCGCGAAGCTCATCGTGCTCAACAACCACCTGACGTCCCTCGACGTGGTTCCGCGTGAGACTGCGGAACAGATCGTCGCGATGGTCGGACCGGTCGCTCCTCACATCGCGGAGGAGCTGTGGTCCCGTCTCGGGCACGACACCTCGGTCGTCTACGCTCCGTTCCCGGTCATCGATGAGGCACTTCTTGTCGAAGACACGGTCACGTGTGTCGTCCAGGTCAAGGGGAAGGTGCGCGATCGCATCGACGTCCCCGCCGACATTTCTGACGTTGAGCTGACTGCGCAGGCACTAGCCCTGCCCCGCATCCAGCAGTACCTCGACGGCGAGCCGCGCAAGATCATCGTCCGCGCCCCCCAGCTCATCAACATCGTTCCCTAA
- a CDS encoding glutathione S-transferase family protein yields MTERQEHSKGGVYSVPGQAFERDSRYITTRITKDGADGYAVEAGRYRLVAARACPWANRTLIVRRLLGLEDAISVGLPGPTHDADSWTFDLDEDGLDPVLGIHRLKDAYLARDPHYSKGITVPAIVDTRDGAVVTNDFAQITLDFSTEWTDFHRDGAPDLYPAHLREEMDALMRYIYTEINNGVYRCGFAGSQEAYASAYHRLFDALDTISERLETRRFLMGESITEADVRLFTTLVRFDAVYHGHFKTNRSKLSEMPVLWAYARDLFQTPGFGDTVDFQQIKSHYYEVHRDINPSGIVPLGPDPAVWLTAHGRETMGGRPFGDGTPPGPVKPGEEVTPDGRADA; encoded by the coding sequence GTGACTGAACGACAGGAACACTCAAAGGGCGGGGTCTACTCTGTGCCGGGGCAGGCTTTCGAGCGCGATTCGAGGTACATCACGACGCGGATCACGAAGGATGGTGCCGACGGGTACGCGGTTGAGGCCGGACGCTATCGACTCGTGGCCGCCCGAGCATGCCCTTGGGCGAACCGGACCCTGATCGTCCGCCGTCTCCTCGGATTGGAGGACGCCATCTCTGTCGGGCTTCCGGGACCGACGCACGATGCGGATTCGTGGACCTTTGACCTCGACGAGGACGGTCTCGACCCCGTCCTCGGCATCCACCGCCTCAAGGATGCTTATCTCGCACGCGACCCGCACTATTCGAAGGGCATCACCGTCCCCGCCATCGTCGACACCCGCGACGGTGCCGTCGTGACGAATGATTTCGCACAGATCACCCTCGACTTCTCGACCGAGTGGACCGACTTCCATCGGGATGGCGCACCCGATCTCTATCCCGCCCACCTGCGGGAGGAGATGGATGCCCTCATGCGGTACATCTACACGGAGATCAACAACGGCGTCTATCGCTGCGGTTTCGCGGGCTCGCAGGAGGCGTACGCCAGCGCCTACCATCGTCTCTTCGATGCTCTGGATACGATCTCGGAGCGCCTTGAGACCCGCCGCTTCCTCATGGGCGAATCGATCACCGAAGCCGATGTTCGACTGTTCACGACGCTCGTCCGTTTCGATGCGGTCTATCACGGACATTTCAAGACGAATCGGAGCAAGCTGAGCGAGATGCCGGTCCTGTGGGCCTATGCCCGGGATCTCTTCCAAACGCCTGGTTTCGGCGACACCGTCGATTTCCAGCAGATCAAGAGCCACTATTACGAGGTGCACCGGGATATCAATCCTTCGGGAATCGTACCCCTCGGCCCCGATCCTGCTGTCTGGCTCACCGCACACGGGCGGGAGACGATGGGCGGGCGGCCGTTCGGCGATGGCACACCTCCCGGGCCGGTGAAGCCCGGCGAGGAGGTCACTCCCGACGGTCGTGCCGATGCCTGA
- a CDS encoding DeoD-type purine-nucleoside phosphorylase — protein sequence MPTPHINAPDGAFAPAVLMPGDPRRAERIANLLMPDAEKVSDVRGIGAYTGVYNGKPLSVMASGMGQPSLSIYATELFTHYGVKRIIRIGTCGGLSSKVTVGDVVIAIGAHSDSSVTNLIPGIGLSHTASWELLSAAVAAAEGETSVHVGPVVSRDKFYGNDPSEVQKLADLGTLGVEMETAALYMLAAQHDAQALTVLTVSDHLLDGSDDMSAEDRESRFQGALKLAVAAAHC from the coding sequence ATGCCTACCCCTCATATCAATGCCCCCGACGGCGCTTTCGCACCTGCCGTCCTCATGCCCGGAGATCCCCGCAGGGCCGAGCGCATCGCCAACCTTCTCATGCCGGATGCGGAGAAGGTCTCCGACGTTCGCGGCATCGGCGCCTACACGGGCGTCTACAACGGCAAGCCGCTCTCCGTCATGGCGTCGGGAATGGGTCAGCCCTCCCTCTCCATCTATGCGACCGAGCTCTTCACCCACTACGGCGTCAAGCGCATCATCCGCATCGGTACGTGCGGCGGTCTGTCCTCGAAGGTCACGGTCGGTGATGTCGTCATCGCGATCGGAGCCCACTCCGACTCGTCGGTCACGAACCTGATCCCGGGAATCGGCCTGTCCCACACAGCATCGTGGGAGCTCCTCTCCGCGGCAGTCGCCGCCGCCGAGGGTGAGACCTCGGTCCATGTCGGTCCCGTCGTGTCACGCGACAAGTTCTACGGCAACGATCCGTCCGAGGTTCAGAAGCTCGCGGATCTGGGCACGCTGGGCGTCGAGATGGAGACCGCTGCGCTCTACATGCTCGCAGCCCAGCACGATGCTCAGGCCCTCACGGTCCTCACGGTCTCAGACCATCTTCTCGACGGTTCCGATGACATGTCGGCCGAAGACCGGGAGTCACGCTTCCAGGGTGCACTCAAGCTCGCGGTAGCTGCCGCTCACTGCTGA
- the trhO gene encoding oxygen-dependent tRNA uridine(34) hydroxylase TrhO, giving the protein MMSRVLLFYCFTPLADPEAIRLWQRELCERLGLRGRILVSEHGINATVGGELKACKQYVKNLKSYGPFKDIDMKWSEGTGLDESGMSKDFPRLVVKARPEIVAFGAPGELEVDRDGVVGGGIHVRPDEVEDLIRKHPDLVFFDGRNSIEAEIGRFEGAIVPPTETTHDFIKLLDAGMYDHLKSTPILTYCTGGIRCEVLSALMRNRGFEHVYQLSGGIVRYGEEFGNEGRWTGSLTVFDNRETMTFGPDADMIGVCFGCGAPAGSLHNCDDPSCVSRLVTCPECAAKPVWCGKHAPVTA; this is encoded by the coding sequence ATGATGTCCCGCGTTCTCCTCTTCTACTGCTTCACTCCCCTCGCGGACCCTGAGGCGATCCGGCTGTGGCAGCGCGAGCTGTGCGAGCGCCTCGGCCTGCGTGGCCGTATTCTCGTCTCAGAGCACGGCATCAACGCCACCGTCGGAGGCGAACTGAAGGCCTGCAAGCAGTACGTGAAGAACCTCAAATCGTACGGACCGTTCAAGGACATCGACATGAAGTGGTCGGAGGGGACCGGCCTCGACGAGTCCGGCATGTCGAAAGACTTCCCGCGTCTCGTCGTGAAAGCTCGTCCAGAGATTGTCGCCTTCGGTGCCCCTGGAGAACTGGAAGTCGATCGTGACGGTGTCGTGGGCGGCGGCATCCACGTGCGCCCAGACGAGGTCGAGGATCTCATTCGCAAGCATCCGGATCTCGTCTTCTTCGATGGGCGCAACAGCATCGAGGCCGAGATCGGCCGCTTCGAGGGAGCGATCGTCCCGCCGACGGAGACGACGCACGACTTCATCAAGCTTCTCGATGCCGGGATGTACGACCATCTCAAGTCCACACCGATCCTCACGTACTGCACGGGCGGGATTCGCTGCGAGGTGCTCTCGGCACTCATGCGCAACCGCGGATTCGAGCACGTCTATCAGCTCTCCGGCGGAATCGTCCGATATGGGGAAGAGTTCGGCAACGAGGGCCGTTGGACGGGTTCCCTCACGGTCTTCGACAATCGCGAGACGATGACATTCGGACCGGATGCCGACATGATCGGCGTCTGCTTCGGATGTGGGGCGCCGGCCGGATCGCTTCACAACTGTGATGACCCCTCGTGTGTATCGCGCCTCGTCACGTGTCCAGAATGTGCGGCAAAGCCCGTCTGGTGCGGGAAGCACGCCCCGGTCACGGCATAG
- a CDS encoding thioredoxin family protein: MPEITLYTTGFCAPCRAARQVLDYAGRSVRVTVTEINAADHPGDAERAGITSTPTMIAFDGDVETWRHVGVPRLAELTAALKNL; the protein is encoded by the coding sequence ATGCCTGAGATCACCCTCTACACGACGGGGTTCTGCGCCCCGTGCCGTGCAGCCCGCCAGGTGCTCGACTATGCGGGCAGGAGCGTGCGCGTGACCGTCACGGAGATCAACGCCGCCGATCATCCGGGTGATGCGGAGCGAGCGGGAATCACGTCGACGCCCACGATGATCGCCTTCGACGGCGATGTCGAGACCTGGCGCCATGTGGGAGTTCCGCGGCTTGCGGAACTCACCGCAGCGCTCAAGAATCTCTAG
- a CDS encoding vitamin K epoxide reductase family protein, which translates to MTDFEKMTDEEVEAYLAAHQAPKPAAKGVTEYSWFLIIAGLVGIFASFQLLLGERKLEADPYANLACDVNEILACSTFLTSWEGSVLGFSNSYLGIASFGAMALLGVYLLLKKTLPSFMWVALLAGSAFAFLALLWFQYTSFIEAGTLCPWCLVIWACLIPFIVLTVGQAHANLAGPTSWVWRMRWPIVALWILGVVVFAFVYFYDTWAFIFGWSS; encoded by the coding sequence ATGACCGATTTCGAGAAGATGACAGATGAGGAAGTCGAGGCCTACCTCGCAGCCCATCAGGCACCCAAGCCCGCCGCGAAGGGCGTGACGGAGTACTCCTGGTTCCTCATCATCGCGGGACTTGTCGGCATCTTCGCCTCCTTCCAGCTCCTGCTGGGGGAGCGCAAGCTCGAGGCAGACCCGTACGCGAACCTTGCCTGTGACGTCAACGAGATCCTCGCATGCTCGACCTTCCTCACCTCGTGGGAGGGCAGCGTCCTCGGCTTCTCGAACAGCTATCTCGGTATCGCCAGCTTTGGGGCCATGGCCCTTCTCGGGGTCTATCTCCTCCTCAAGAAGACCCTGCCCTCGTTCATGTGGGTGGCACTCCTCGCAGGGTCTGCCTTCGCCTTCCTCGCCCTTCTCTGGTTCCAGTACACCTCCTTCATCGAAGCAGGCACGCTCTGCCCGTGGTGCCTTGTGATCTGGGCATGCCTCATTCCCTTCATCGTCCTCACGGTGGGGCAGGCACATGCGAATCTCGCGGGGCCGACGAGCTGGGTGTGGCGGATGCGATGGCCGATCGTTGCGCTCTGGATTCTCGGAGTCGTCGTGTTCGCGTTCGTGTACTTCTACGACACGTGGGCATTCATCTTCGGATGGTCGTCCTAG